The nucleotide window CACAGAAAACTAAAGCAGATAATCGATAATCAAACGGATGAAAAGCTGTTGGTGCATACGGGGGATGAGGAATTAAAGCAGATATTAATCGAAATTAACCGTCTCCTAGAACATAATCAAAAAATGATGGCCAGCTACAATAAAATGGAGGCATCGATGCGGAAAATGCTCTCTAACATTTCGCATGATTTAAAAACACCGTTGACTGTTGTGCTCGGATATATCGAGATTGTGTTGAATAATCCCAACAGAACAAACGAAGAAACCAAGGAACTTTTGCAAAAGGTCAACGTCAAAACCGTTGAAGTTTTAGACCTAATTAAGAAGTTCTTTGATTTAGCAAGGCTTGAATCCGGAGATAAAGATTTACCACTTACAAGGGTGAACATGAACGAAGTTTGCCAGAAAAATATTTTACAGTTTTATGAGGTTTTATCCGCAAAAGGCTTTGACGTCGTGATTGAGCTCCCAGAAACAATTCAATATGCACTTGGAAATGGGGAAGCACTTGACCGAGTTTTGAACAATTTGCTCTCCAATGCCATTCAATATGGTGGAGAAGGGAAAGTCTTGGGTCTGACACTCAGAAGTGATGAACAGTATGTTTTCATTGACATCTGGGACAAAGGAAAAGGAATTAGTGAGCTACACAAGGATTTAGTATTTGAAAGAATGTACACACTAGAGGATTCGCGAAATAAATCTTATCAGGGAAGCGGCCTTGGCCTTACCATAACTAAACGCCTTGTGGAAAAGATGGGTGGCCACATTTTTCTAAACAGCAAACCCTATGAAAAAACAACCTTTACCGTGCAAGTAAAGCGAATTACATATTAAAACAGCTAAGGGTGCCTCAGGATAATGAGTTGCCCTTTTTTAACTTAAGAATTTCGTAAGATTTGATTAATAAAAAAGAAAACTCTGCTGACTAGAATAGGAATTAGATAAGACGAAGGGGAGCTGAACTATATGAGCTACATGATTAAAACAAACCAACTGACCAAAGCTTATAAGGGCAAGGAAGTGGTTTCAAATGTCAATATGAGGGTGAAAAAAGGCG belongs to Neobacillus sp. OS1-2 and includes:
- a CDS encoding sensor histidine kinase; this encodes MVIFFLMVIIGLAALNFYQYNVRKNEKRNFTYIHRKLKQIIDNQTDEKLLVHTGDEELKQILIEINRLLEHNQKMMASYNKMEASMRKMLSNISHDLKTPLTVVLGYIEIVLNNPNRTNEETKELLQKVNVKTVEVLDLIKKFFDLARLESGDKDLPLTRVNMNEVCQKNILQFYEVLSAKGFDVVIELPETIQYALGNGEALDRVLNNLLSNAIQYGGEGKVLGLTLRSDEQYVFIDIWDKGKGISELHKDLVFERMYTLEDSRNKSYQGSGLGLTITKRLVEKMGGHIFLNSKPYEKTTFTVQVKRITY